In Marispirochaeta aestuarii, one DNA window encodes the following:
- a CDS encoding DDE-type integrase/transposase/recombinase, whose product MDREKQEKIAVFRFGVIFPLVEKDLHEYWGEKERILKELVSKEWEIPYSKRTYISKATLLNWVKRYEDGGRKIEALFPESRGDRGRMRSISDEQIDALMRLRSENPKLSTPRLVEKAQGARVFPPGTEVSMASIYRLLKIRKAKRQKSEQDMRKFEVQMSNDLWQSDCMHGPQIVINGKKRKTYLFAIIDDHSRLITHGQFYPAENLENYLDCLWTAMRKRGLPRKLYVDNGASFRAHRLQLGCAALEVGLKYARPYRPQGKGKIERFFRTVRMQFLPELNENLDLEKINELFARYIEHQYHQRIHGTTGQKPIDRYLADVKALRKAPDDLPEYFRKQEIRKVNKDRTVQLSGRLYEAPAGLVGMKVVLRYENTDRIEVFVDEKSRGFLKDLNQEVNSRIKRDRPDPSGPTITGGQLFERTAGGR is encoded by the coding sequence ATGGACCGGGAAAAGCAGGAGAAAATCGCCGTATTTCGTTTTGGCGTCATCTTTCCGCTTGTGGAGAAGGACCTTCACGAATACTGGGGAGAAAAGGAGCGCATTCTTAAGGAACTGGTCAGCAAAGAATGGGAGATCCCGTACTCAAAGCGGACCTACATCAGCAAGGCCACTCTGTTGAACTGGGTAAAGCGCTATGAAGACGGCGGGCGTAAGATCGAAGCATTGTTCCCCGAAAGCCGCGGCGATCGGGGTAGGATGAGGAGCATCTCCGATGAGCAGATTGATGCGCTTATGAGACTTCGAAGTGAGAACCCAAAACTTTCTACGCCTCGGCTTGTAGAAAAGGCTCAAGGAGCACGAGTGTTTCCGCCGGGCACCGAGGTCTCCATGGCCAGTATCTACCGGCTTTTGAAGATCCGCAAAGCAAAGCGACAGAAGAGTGAGCAGGATATGCGGAAGTTCGAGGTGCAGATGTCCAACGATCTGTGGCAGTCGGACTGCATGCATGGCCCGCAGATCGTTATCAATGGGAAAAAGCGCAAGACCTATCTGTTTGCCATCATCGACGACCACAGCCGACTGATTACTCATGGTCAGTTTTACCCGGCTGAGAACCTGGAGAATTACCTGGACTGCCTGTGGACAGCAATGCGCAAACGAGGACTGCCAAGAAAGCTGTATGTGGACAATGGAGCCTCCTTCAGGGCCCACCGGCTACAGCTGGGCTGTGCAGCTCTTGAAGTTGGCTTAAAGTACGCCAGGCCGTATCGTCCCCAGGGGAAGGGAAAGATTGAGCGTTTTTTCCGTACCGTCAGGATGCAGTTCCTGCCAGAGCTGAATGAGAACCTGGACCTTGAGAAGATCAACGAATTGTTTGCCCGGTATATAGAACACCAGTACCACCAGAGGATACACGGAACGACCGGTCAGAAACCGATAGACCGATACCTGGCAGATGTGAAGGCGCTCAGGAAAGCACCGGATGACCTTCCTGAGTATTTCCGGAAGCAGGAGATCCGAAAAGTGAACAAAGACCGCACCGTGCAGTTGTCCGGACGACTCTATGAGGCTCCGGCCGGGCTTGTGGGGATGAAAGTCGTCCTGCGGTACGAGAATACCGACCGAATTGAAGTGTTCGTTGATGAGAAGTCACGGGGATTCCTGAAAGACCTCAATCAGGAAGTAAACAGTCGCATTAAACGCGATCGCCCAGATCCAAGCGGCCCGACTATAACCGGCGGACAGCTGTTTGAACGAACGGCGGGAGGACGATGA
- a CDS encoding ExeA family protein has translation MDSIRHHFGLKKDPFPQNMAVKDLYPLPALTPLEQRVFFAVGQKAIAVITGDVGSGKSTSLRYVASKFHQSEYELISIVGGNYSPMELYRQILLNFGVSYMSYQVSVMIARIREIILEIASRKVTPVLIIDEAHLLKRAVFTQLHTLAQFEFDSRPVMPMILCGQDLLLEHLMANAVRPLASRILGRTHLEAIKMEVMEEYLNHHIRLSGSTSKIFSQEAIFAIHQGSGGLLRRANSLAKTALMASALEGGHTISAEHVRLAATEIL, from the coding sequence ATGGATTCCATACGACATCACTTTGGATTGAAGAAGGATCCTTTCCCGCAGAATATGGCCGTGAAGGATCTGTATCCGCTGCCTGCACTTACTCCCCTGGAACAGCGGGTGTTCTTTGCTGTGGGCCAAAAGGCGATAGCAGTAATCACCGGTGATGTAGGCTCCGGGAAATCTACCTCTCTGCGCTATGTGGCCAGCAAGTTCCACCAGAGCGAATATGAGCTGATTTCCATCGTCGGCGGCAACTACTCGCCGATGGAGTTGTACCGGCAGATTCTCTTAAACTTTGGCGTGAGCTATATGTCATATCAGGTGTCGGTGATGATCGCAAGAATCCGGGAGATCATTCTGGAAATCGCATCCAGAAAAGTCACACCGGTGCTTATCATTGATGAGGCTCACTTGCTCAAGCGTGCCGTGTTTACCCAGCTGCATACCCTGGCTCAGTTCGAATTTGATTCCCGTCCGGTCATGCCCATGATTCTCTGCGGTCAGGATCTTCTGCTTGAACACCTTATGGCGAATGCGGTACGCCCTCTTGCATCCCGGATCCTGGGACGCACCCACCTGGAAGCGATCAAGATGGAAGTTATGGAAGAATACCTGAATCACCATATCCGCCTTTCAGGGAGCACCAGCAAGATATTCAGTCAGGAAGCGATCTTTGCCATCCACCAGGGATCCGGTGGCTTATTGCGTAGAGCCAACTCTTTGGCGAAGACCGCGCTCATGGCCAGTGCGCTGGAAGGGGGCCATACTATCTCGGCGGAACATGTCCGTCTCGCTGCAACAGAGATTCTGTAA